The segment TTTTTTAAAATTTTATGAAGTTGTTTATATACAGTCGGCATTACTTCCTCCATCGAGAGAGCTTTTACTTTTGCTTTAATTCGTTCCTTTTTGGTTATGTATTGAGGGGTTCTTGTGCCAGCTACGACATCTTCTCCTTGTGCATTGATTAAATATTCTCCATAGATTTCATTTAAACCATTTGAGGGATTTCTAGTGAAAACAACTCCTGTTGCACAGTCTTCTCCCATGTTTCCAAAAACCATTGATTGAACATTAACTGCGGTTCCCCACTCAGCTGGAATTTGATTTAATTTTCTGTAAACTTTTGCTCTGTTACTTTCCCATGACAAAAATACTGCACTAATTGCACCCAGTAATTGTTCATAAACATTTTGTGGAAAATCTTTTTTAGCTTTGTCTTTGACAGTTCTTTTAAAGTCTTTAATTAATCCATCCCAATCACTCTCATCAAGGTCAGTATCTAAAAGCACACCTTTAGTAAGTTTATAATTTTCAATTAGTTCCTCAAAATGATAACCTTCAACTCCCATCACTACATTGCCATACATTTGAATGAATCTTCTATAACTATCTTTAGCAAACCTACCATTTGAAGTTTTTAAAGCTAACGCATTTACAGTTTTGTCATTTAAGCCAAGGTTTAAAATTGTATCCATCATCCCAGGCATTGATACTCTGGCACCGGATCTCACAGATAAAAGTAATGGATTTTTTAAATCTCCAAATTTTTTTCCAACTTCTTTTTCAATTATTTGTAACTCTCTTTTTATCTGATTGATTAGATTTTGACTTAATCTTTTTTTATCTTTATAAAAAATTTCACAAACTTTTGTCGAAATTGTAAATCCAGGAGGCACTGGAAGGCCCATTTTGCCCATTTCAGAGAGGTTTGCTCCTTTGCCACCTAAAAAGTTTTTTGGATTTTTAATTTTTTTACTATCTTTAGATTTAAAATTTAAAATAAGTTTTTTCATTAGTGAGTATCGATTAGAGAAAAATTAACATAATTATCAAATGTTTTACATAACATTTGAATTAGTTCCAGTCTGTTTTTTTTTATAGTCGTATCCTCTTCATTTACTATGACATTGTCAAAAAAATCGAACACTACTTTTTTGGAGTCAGCTAAATAGGTTAAAGATTTCTCAAAATTCTCATCTTTATTGATACTATTAAAATACTTACTTAATTCATTTATTTTTTTGAATAAGTTTTTTTCAAAATCTGTTTTAAAAATACCAGGATCAGTTGAATTTGATAGCTCAATTTTTTGATTTTTAATTTCACTTTCGATAATATTCGAAGCTCTCTTATAGCTTGAAATTAAATCTATTCCATTTGGTTTTCTAATAATTTTATTTAGGCACTTAGCCTTTCCAAAAATAACGACTATATGATCTAAATTAAAAGAATTTACTGACGCTTGAATTATATCATGACGAATTTTTTCTTCTTTCATGAAAAACTTTAACCTTTCCATTAAAAATTCTGATAAATCTTTTTGTAAAAATTTATTTTGAAATTCAAAGCCTTGATCGACATATAAACTTGATGAATAACTTATTAAATCTCGAATTTTAAAATCTTTTTTATTTTGGGCAATTATTCTAATAATACCAAGTGCTAATCTTCTTAAAGCATAAGGATCTTTAGAACTAGTTGGCTTTTGATTTATCCCAAAAAAACCTACTAGCGTGTCTATTTTATCAGCTAATGATAATGCAATACTATATGGTTTTTTTGGTATTTTTGAGTCTGAACCTATTGGCAAGTATTGTTCGCTTATTGCAAGTGATACATCTTTTTCAAACCCTTGAGCCTCAGCAAAATAGCCTCCCATGATACCTTGAAGTTCAGGAAATTCACCTACAAGCTCAGAGACTAAATCAACTTTACAAACTGAAGCTGATAATTCTACTTTTTCTTTACTTATCAATAATTCATCTGATAGCATTCCTCCAAGTTTTCTCATACGTTGTACTTTATCAAAATATGTACCTAGTCCCTTAAAGTAATTCATTGATTTTAATTTTGAAACTTTTTTAACTAAATTATGAGATTTATCTTTAAACCAAAAAAACTCAGCATCACTTAATCTTGCTTCAACAACTCTTTCATTACCTAATTTAATAAATCCTTTTTTATCTTGTTTGTTTGTTACAACCAAAAATTCATTTGTAATATTTCCTTTGTTATCAAAAGTTGGGAAGTATTTTTGATGATTTTGCATGGTTATTATTAAAATTTCTTTTGGAATATTTAGAAATTTTCTATCAAATTCACAAAGTAATACATTAGGTTGATCTGTTAAATCTACTACCTCATCAAGTAGTCTAGTGTTTTTTTCAATTTTAATATTTTTTTTAGTTAAAATTTCGTTAAATTTTTTTTCAATCAAATTTTTTCTTAACTCTTGATTTATAATAATATTAAGTTTTTTAAAAAAGTTATTGTAATCTTTAAAGTTAGTAAAAATTTTTTTGTTTTCCTCAAATTCTTTGTCAATAAAAGTTGTGTTTGAAGAGCTTAAATGATGAAAATCAAAAATTAGTTTTTTTTTATCAAAAACAGCGAGTATTGACTTTAATGGTCTACCCCATTTTAAATTATAATTGCCCCATTTCATTGATTTTTTCCATTGAATCTTTTCTAATGTTTTGGGTATAAATTCCTCTAATAATTCATATGTATTAAGTCTTTTTAATTTGGTTTTAAAAAAATAGAACTCTTTGTTATCTATTGTTTTTTTATAAAGATCGTTTTTAGAAATATTGTTTGATCTTATAAATCCTTCTAACGCTATTTCGGGAGCATTTATATTAGGCCCTTTTATTTCTTCAGATTTTAAAACTACCTGTTTTTGCAGGCCCTCAAACAAAATTATCAATCTATTAGGTGTAGAAAAAGATGAGCCTTTTTTGAAAGAAATTAATCTATCATTGAAGAATTTATTAAAATTACCTAACAAATCTTCTCGTAGATTTTTTTGAAGAGATGAAGGTATTTCTTCACTAAATAACTCTAAGAAAAATTCTGACATTTAGCTTTGACTATCTAACCAAATTCCTGCAGCAGCTTTTGTGATATCTCGAATTCTTCCAATATATCCAGCTCTTTGAGCAACACTTATAGCA is part of the Candidatus Pelagibacter sp. HTCC7211 genome and harbors:
- the glyS gene encoding glycine--tRNA ligase subunit beta — encoded protein: MSEFFLELFSEEIPSSLQKNLREDLLGNFNKFFNDRLISFKKGSSFSTPNRLIILFEGLQKQVVLKSEEIKGPNINAPEIALEGFIRSNNISKNDLYKKTIDNKEFYFFKTKLKRLNTYELLEEFIPKTLEKIQWKKSMKWGNYNLKWGRPLKSILAVFDKKKLIFDFHHLSSSNTTFIDKEFEENKKIFTNFKDYNNFFKKLNIIINQELRKNLIEKKFNEILTKKNIKIEKNTRLLDEVVDLTDQPNVLLCEFDRKFLNIPKEILIITMQNHQKYFPTFDNKGNITNEFLVVTNKQDKKGFIKLGNERVVEARLSDAEFFWFKDKSHNLVKKVSKLKSMNYFKGLGTYFDKVQRMRKLGGMLSDELLISKEKVELSASVCKVDLVSELVGEFPELQGIMGGYFAEAQGFEKDVSLAISEQYLPIGSDSKIPKKPYSIALSLADKIDTLVGFFGINQKPTSSKDPYALRRLALGIIRIIAQNKKDFKIRDLISYSSSLYVDQGFEFQNKFLQKDLSEFLMERLKFFMKEEKIRHDIIQASVNSFNLDHIVVIFGKAKCLNKIIRKPNGIDLISSYKRASNIIESEIKNQKIELSNSTDPGIFKTDFEKNLFKKINELSKYFNSINKDENFEKSLTYLADSKKVVFDFFDNVIVNEEDTTIKKNRLELIQMLCKTFDNYVNFSLIDTH